One Fusarium poae strain DAOMC 252244 chromosome 4, whole genome shotgun sequence DNA window includes the following coding sequences:
- a CDS encoding hypothetical protein (TransMembrane:10 (i77-95o101-120i299-320o326-351i789-810o826-846i867-894o914-938i967-987o999-1019i)) has product MSQKPVQEAPHVSGQSNTPMSAPAHALTYEQVAKELNANLEDGLTDQEAKSRLESAGRNEFGEQEGVQPFKIFIGQIANALTLVLILAMAASFGIQSWIEGGVVAAVIILNIVVGFLQEFQAAKTMDSLRGLSSPTASAVRNGNNQVIPTAEIVPGDMVELKTGDTIPADLRLIEAVNFETNEALLTGESLPVRKEINRVFDSETGPGDRLNVAYSSSTVTKGRARGIVFATGIYTEIGQIAVALRGKSSKRRQPKRNAEGKANAARHVEAWTLTSSDAVGRFLGVNVGTPLQRKLSKLALVLLGTAIVCAIIVMAANDFKSQQEVIIYAVATGLSMIPASLIVVLTLTMAAGTKRMVQRNVIVRNLKSLEALGAVTNICSDKTGTLTQGTMIVKKAWIPGRGTYSVGQTSEPFNPTVGDISLAEEQPKNINFRSEKAEGTPIDAAQASQDPGLMEYLNVASLANLATVHLVEDEWHARGDPTEIAMQVFASRFNWNRMRLSGGENPRWHEVAEFPFDSDVKKMSVIFKDSKSQKQWVFTKGAVERVLTSCPTYAAGNEILEFTDAVKEDVIANMESLARLGLRVLALASRTDIPHVEDNEAELDRGLFEKDLVFRGLIGLYDPPRPESAPSVKKCQEAGINVHMLTGDHPETARAIALEVGILPSRMNEIPKDVAKVMVMTASEFDKLSDEDIDALPLLPLVVARCAPQTKVRMIEALHRRKAFVAMTGDGVNDSPSLKRSDVGIAMGQAGSDVAKEASDIVLTDDNFASILNAVEEGRRMFDNIQKFILHVLAENIAQACTLLIGLAFKDRNNLSVFPLAPVEILWIIMITSGMPDMGLGFEIAAPDIMERPPQNLKQGVFTPELMIDMVVYGLWMSALCLSSFVLVLYGFGNGAADIGNDCNSTYSDDCKVIFRARSTTFACLTWFALFLAWEMVNMRRSFFRMQPKSKKYFTQWIHDVWRNPFLFWAIIAGFVTMFPIIYIPGLNTVVFKHAPISWEWGIVFIEAVLFFMGIEAWKWAKRIYFRRQARKSTGGVSDLETRVFGKYYNMAGDSRDEESGGEKSPE; this is encoded by the exons ATGAGTCAGAAACCTGTGCAAGAGGCACCCCATGTCTCGGGCCAGTCCAACACTCCTATGTCAGCACCTGCTCATGCTCTCACGTATGAGCAGGTTGCCAAGGAGTTGAACGCCAATCTTGAAGATGGACTTACGGACCAAGAAGCCAAGAGTCGCCTTGAGAGTGCAGGACGCAACGAATTCGGAGAGCAAGAGGGTGTTCAGCCTTTCAAGATCTTTATCGGCCAGATTGCCAATGCTCTCACTCTA gtcctcatcctcgccaTGGCTGCTTCTTTCGGCATTCAGTCGTGGATCGAGGGTGGTGTCGTTGCTGCTGTCATTATTCTCAACATTGTCGTCGGGTTTCTACAGGAGTTTCAGGCTGCCAAGACCATGGACTCTCTTCGTGGTCTCAGCTCCCCGACTGCCTCAGCTGTTCGAAATGGCAACAATCAGGTTATCCCTACAGCCGAGATCGTCCCTGGTGATATGGTCGAGCTCAAGACTGGTGACACTATTCCTGCTGATCTCCGCCTCATCGAGGCCGTCAACTTTGAAACCAACGAGGCCTTGCTCACCGGAGAGTCCCTTCCCGTCAGAAAGGAGATCAACAGGGTTTTTGACAGTGAGACCGGCCCTGGTGATCGTCTCAACGTTGCCTACAGCTCCTCGACTGTGACAAAGGGTCGAGCTCGCGGCATTGTCTTCGCCACTGGTATCTATACAGAAATAGGTCAGATCGCTGTGGCTCTTCGTGGCAAATCCTCCAAACGTCGACAGCCCAAGAGGAACGCCGAAGGCAAGGCCAACGCTGCTCGTCACGTTGAGGCTTGGACGCTGACCAGTTCCGATGCTGTCGGTCGCTTCCTTGGGGTCAATGTTGGTACTCCCCTCCAGCGTAAGCTTTCCAAGCttgctcttgttcttcttggaaCCGCAATTGTGTGTGCCATTATTGTCATGGCCGCCAATGATTTCAAGTCTCAGCAGGAGGTCATTATTTATGCTGTGGCCACTGGTCTTTCTATGATTCCTGCGTCGCTGATCGTTGTTCTCACTTTAACAATGGCGGCTGGTACCAAGCGAATGGTCCAGCGAAACGTCATTGTCCGCAACCTCAAAAGTTTAGAAGCTCTTGGTGCTGTTACTA ACATTTGCTCCGATAAGACTGGCACTCTTACCCAGGGTACTATGATTGTCAAGAAGGCTTGGATTCCTGGCCGAGGTACATACTCTGTTGGGCAAACCAGCGAACCATTCAATCCCACTGTTGGAGACATCAGTCTAGCTGAGGAACAGCCAAAGAACATCAACTTCCGCAGTGAAAAGGCTGAAGGCACTCCCATTGACGCTGCTCAGGCTTCCCAAGACCCTGGTTTGATGGAGTATCTCAACGTTGCTTCCCTTGCCAACCTTGCCACTGTTCATCTGGTCGAGGATGAATGGCATGCTCGTGGTGACCCCACTGAAATCGCTATGCAGGTTTTTGCTTCTCGTTTCAACTGGAATCGTATGCGCCTATCTGGTGGTGAGAATCCCCGATGGCACGAAGTCGCCGAGTTTCCTTTTGACTCAGATGTCAAAAAGATGTCTGTTATCTTCAAGGACAGCAAATCTCAGAAGCAATGGGTTTTTACAAAGGGTGCTGTCGAACGTGTTTTAACGTCTTGTCCAACCTACGCTGCCGGTAACGAGATCCTTGAGTTCACGGATGCCGTCAAAGAGGATGTGATTGCCAATATGGAATCTCTTGCCCGTCTAGGCCTTCGTGTTCTTGCCCTTGCCAGCCGAACAGACATCCCCCACGTCGAAGACAACGAGGCTGAACTTGACCGAGGACTCTTCGAGAAGGACCTCGTCTTCCGTGGACTCATCGGCTTGTACGACCCTCCTCGTCCCGAGTCCGCTCCTTCGGTCAAAAAGTGCCAAGAGGCCGGCATCAACGTTCACATGCTTACTGGTGATCACCCCGAGACTGCTCGCGCCATCGCTCTGGAAGTCGGTATTCTACCTAGCCGTATGAATGAGATCCCAAAGGATGTCGCCAAGGTTATGGTTATGACTGCTTCCGAGTTTGACAAGCTATCTGACGAGGACATTGATGCCCTACCTCTTCTGCCTCTCGTTGTTGCTCGCTGTGCCCCTCAAACCAAGGTCCGTATGATTGAAGCCCTCCATCGTCGCAAGGCTTTCGTCGCCATGACTGGTGATGGCGTCAACGACTCGCCCAGTTTAAAGCGTTCGGATGTAGGCATCGCTATGGGGCAGGCCGGGTCTGATGTTGCTAAAGAAGCTTCCGACATTGTCCTAACTGACGACAACTTTGCCTCTATCCTCAACGctgtcgaggaaggtcgacGGATGTTTGATAATATCCAAAAGTTCATTTTGCACGTTTTGGCTGAGAATATTGCCCAAGCCTGTACCCTTCTTATCGGTCTTGCTTTCAAGGACCGCAACAACTTGTCCGTGTTTCCTTTGGCACCTGTTGAGATTCTCTGGATTATTATGATTACCTCCGGTATGCCTGATATGGGTCTCGGCTTTGAGATTGCTGCGCCAGACATCATGGAGCGTCCTCCTCAAAAC TTGAAACAAGGTGTATTTACTCCCGAGTTGATGATTGACATGGTTGTCTACGGTCTTTGGATGTCCGCTCTCTGTCTCAGCTCttttgtccttgtcctttaTGGCTTTGGCAATGGCGCCGCCGACATTGGAAACGATTGCAATAGCACTTATAGCGATGACTGCAAGGTTATTTTCCGGGCTCGTTCCACTACCTTTGCTTGCTTAACATGGTTCGCCTTGTTTCTTGCCTGGGAAATGGTCAATATGCGACGATCCTTTTTTCGAATGCAACCAAAAAGCAAGAAATATTTCACCCAATGGATCCACGATGTTTGGAGGAACCCGTTCCTTTTCTGGGCCATCATCGCTGGTTTCGTTACTATGTTTCCTATTATCTACATCCCTGGACTCAACACGGTCGTCTTTAAGCATGCTCCTATCTCATGGGAATGGGGTATTGTTTTTATTGAGGCTGTTTTGTTCTTTATGGGTATTGAAGCTTGGAAATGGGCCAAGCGTATCTACTTTCGCCGTCAAGCCCGCAAGTCAACAGGTGGTGTTAGCGACCTGGAGACCCGCGTATTTGGCAAATACTATAACATGGCTGGCGATAGTCGTGATGAGGAGAGTGGCGGAGAGAAGTCACCTGAGTAA
- a CDS encoding hypothetical protein (BUSCO:54345at5125) has product MASAVESPPAHSPPTNPPQRPRGILKNSYRKSPPASPEQEHASNEKELTIANTHINAGHRRSSSGARPTGSRRQSGVNSSADGLEQSQRLKWDEANLYLTEQERSSTMKITEPKTPYAKHYDPAEDPSDDEDPLADAGARLQDSRPSREDDIPGLSLGEPEEAIPEAGAPSPRSEKSVHVDDESSIGHDAEEDLAGMSPEEREKHRKFEQLRKRHYEMKNVAQLLGHPDDLPEDEDEDDNVPPMPQVPRVPNGSA; this is encoded by the exons ATGGCTTCCGCTGTTGAATCTCCCCCGGCGCACTCGCCTCCTACCAACCCTCCTCAACGCCCTCGAG GTATCCTTAAGAACTCGTACAGGAAATCTCCTCCTGCTTCGCCCGAACAAGAGCACGCATCCAACGAAAAGGAGCTCACTATCGCCAACACGCACATCAACGCAGGTCACCGTCGCTCATCCTCTGGCGCTCGCCCCACAGGATCCCGAAGACAGTCCGGTGTCAACAGCTCCGCCGACGGCCTTGAACAGTCTCAACGCCTCAAGTGGGACGAGGCTAATCTATATCTCACGGAGCAAGAGCGCTCCTCTACTATGAAGATTACCGAACCAAAGACTCCCTATGCCAAACACTACGACCCGGCCGAAGACCCatccgacgacgaggatCCTCTGGCGGACGCTGGTGCTCGCCTTCAGGATTCACGTCCAAGCCGTGAAGATGACATTCCGGGCCTTTCGCTGGGCGAACCGGAAGAGGCGATCCCGGAAGCGGGCGCGCCGTCACCCCGCAGCGAAAAGAGCGTCCACGTCGACGACGAGAGCAGCATCGGCCACGACGCCGAGGAAGACTTGGCAGGCATGTCTCCCGAGGAGCGTGAAAAGCACCGAAAGTTTGAACAACTCCGCAAGAGGCACTACGAAATGAAAAATGTGGCCCAGCTTCTGGGCCACCCCGATGACCTCcccgaagacgaggatgaagacgacAATGTGCCGCCCATGCCACAGGTACCGCGAGTACCCAACGGTTCTGCGTAG
- the LCL2 gene encoding Long chronological lifespan protein 2 (SECRETED:SignalP(1-16)~BUSCO:58876at5125) yields MRYIIAFLSFLTLVNAQFGGFFDQMFNQQGGHERHQHQPQNNPSDANHYKQNYENSVCDKYLCPDTLACVHFPHHCPCAWEAQQEKVELAEGQRICVSRGGFRPGETARKIELARKGLL; encoded by the exons ATGCGCTATATCATcgcctttctttcttttctgacTCTGGTCAACGCCCAGTTTGGTGGCTTTTTCGACCAAATGTTTAATCAACAGGGCGGCCACGAGCGTCACCAACATCAACCACAGAATAACCCCAGCGATGCGAACCACTACAAGCAAAACTACGAAAACT CTGTCTGCGATAAATACCTCTGCCCTGACACCCTCGCTTGCGTTCACTTCCCTCACCACTGTCCCTGCGCCTGGGAAGCCCAACAAGAAAAGGTCGAACTTGCTGAAGGACAACGTATCTGCGTATCTCGTGGTGGATTCCGTCCCGGTGAAACGGCGCGAAAGATTGAGCTCGCACGAAAGGGTCTGTTGTGA
- a CDS encoding hypothetical protein (BUSCO:50488at5125), with product MTKRKNSISRIARGTGITTLQLQLNLSPYLPNSPAMRFLAIQRPILAAVAGLARPAFTPVAPLGVQLANSLVQGQRFASVKSQGAYKKKPKRGIPNKLGAKRTGDQFVIPGNILYKQRGTHWWPGENCIMGRDHTIHSMATGYVKYYRDPARHPDRKYIGVVFDKSDTLPYPQHAERKRKLGMSVFPIKAAAAKPEISPSGIPFQVTRVEAGEPDRLLKLRKDYSYREDNWAIGKLAKTTGLKTKRFRTRKQWFRHRRWRRERELEGQRKAEAKRAESGGEMKAVKMVSKKQAKKAAKKAGKKK from the exons ATGACTAAGCGCAAAAACTCCATCTCCAGAATTGCTCGCGGGACAGGCATTACTACATTGCAGCTCCAGCTAAACCTCAGCCCATATCTACCGAATTCGCCGGCCATGAGGTTCCTTGCGATACAGCGGCCGATATTGGCTGCTGTGGCTGGTCTTGCCCGGCCGGCCTTTACGCCCGTTGCTCCTCTGGGTGTGCAATTGGCCAATTCCCTCGTCCAGGGTCAAAGATTTGCCTCGGTCAAGTCACAGGGAGCCTACAagaagaagcccaagagGGGTATTCCCAATAAGTTGGGTGCCAAGCGAACAGGCG ATCAATTCGTCATTCCTGGCAACATTCTGTACAAGCAGCGAGGCACGCATTGGTGGCCCGGCGAGAACTGCATCATGGGTCGAGATCACACAATTCACTCCATGGCTACCGGCTACGTCAAGTACTACCGCGATCCCGCACGACACCCCGACCGCAAGTACATCGGAGTAGTTTTCGACAAGAGCGACACCCTACCATACCCCCAGCACGCCGAGCGCAAGCGAAAGCTCGGGATGAGCGTCTTCCCCATCAAAGCAGCGGCCGCCAAGCCCGAAATCTCACCATCAGGAATTCCTTTCCAGGTTACCCGTGTCGAAGCCGGCGAGCCAGACAGATTACTCAAGCTGCGCAAGGATTACAGTTACCGTGAGGATAACTGGGCGATTGGAAAACTGGCCAAGACTACTGGACTCAAGACGAAGCGATTCAGGACGCGAAAGCAATGGTTCAGACATAGACGGTGGAGGCGTGAGAGGGAGTTGGAGGGGCAAAGAAAGGCTGAGGCCAAGAGGGCTGAGAGTGGTGGTGAGATGAAGGCTGTTAAGATGGTTAGCAAGAAGcaggccaagaaggccgCTAAGAAGGctggaaagaagaaataG